A window of Parambassis ranga chromosome 10, fParRan2.1, whole genome shotgun sequence contains these coding sequences:
- the LOC114442979 gene encoding protocadherin beta-16-like, giving the protein MVLQNPLDREKEEAHALVLIASDGGTVVTTVSASDADKGVHGEVTFSIPHFTKEAKQLFEVNANTGEIKVAGKLDFEKTKTFQLNVQASDHGGYTDTCKVVIQIVDENDNVPTIQLMSFSNSISEDSPPGTTVAVVNVDDEDSDDNGVVKCSINTDVPFKIESSLTGYYSIVTEDFLDRESTPEHNITITVSDQGSPPLSSSKNITVKVSDVNDSPPTFDKSEYSKTVPENNSPGFSVLTLNASDADWGQNARVSYFLEEKEINGVAASSLVSVNSENGVIRVVKSLDYEQIKWFNFNVTARDAGSPPLSSVATVKITVQDQNDNPPQVLYPVQTGGSLVAEMVPRSADVGYLVTKVVAVDVDSGQNAWLSYKLQKATDRALFEVGLQNGEIRTIRQVTDKDAKKQRLTVIVEDNGQPSRSATVIVNVAVADSFPEVLSEYTDFTQDKEYNDNLTFYLVLALAVVSFLFITCLAVIISVKIYRWRQSRILYHSNLPVIPYYPPRYSDTLGTGTVPHVYNYGVGRRQALIVILCLLKLSSVTGQARYSIPEEQAEGSFVGNIARDLGLDVTRLVSGKARIITKGSRQYVDLNQDKGTLIIKERIDREELCGQTTPCSFSFEVILENPIQLHRVTVEVVDINDNSPSFPKDEINLKIVESVATGTRFSLESAEDPDVGINDIQKYTLKSSNNFKLEVQNQPDGGRFIEMVLQTPLDREKEEAHALVLIASDGGEPRRSGTLRIHVTVLDANDNAPVCSQPVYKVDVKENSPEGTVVTTVSASDADKGVHGEVTFSIAHVTKEAKQLFEVNANTGEIKVAGKLDFEKTKTFQLNVQASDHGGYTDTCKVVIQIVDENDNVPTIQLMSFSNSISEDSPPGTTVAVVNVDDEDSDDNGVVKCSINTDVPFKIESSLTGYYSIVTEDFLDRESTPEHNITITVSDQGSPPLSSSKNITIIVSDMNDSPPTFDKSMYSKTVPENNRPGYSVLTLSASDADWGQNARVSYFLEEREINGVAASSLVSVNSENGVIHAVKSLDYEQLKWFEFNVTARDAGSPPLSSVATVKITVQDQNDNPPQVLYPVQTGGSLVAEMVPRLADVGYLVTKVVAVDVDSGQNAWLSYKLQKASDRALFEVGLQNGEIRTIRQVTDKDVKKQRLTVTVEDNGQPSRSATVVVNVAVADSFPEVLSEYTDFTQDNEYNDNLTFYLVLALAVVSFLFITCLVVILSVKIYRWRQSRILYHSNLPVIPYYPPRYSDTLGTGTLPHVYNYEVCRTTDSRKSDCKFGRAGSQNWLIMDPSSTGTMQRSEKSILDEPDSPLEVSFLCSARCAHSY; this is encoded by the exons ATGGTTTTACAGAACCCTCTAGAccgagagaaagaggaggcCCACGCACTCGTGCTGATTGCTTCAGATGGCG GAACAGTGGTAACCACTGTCAGTGCAAGTGACGCAGATAAAGGAGTTCATGGCGAAGTAACATTTTCCATCCCTCATTTTACTAAGGAGGCCAAACAGCTATTTGAAGTAAATGCTAACACTGGAGAGATTAAAGTTGCAGGTAAACTAGACTTTGAAAAGACCAAGACGTTTCAACTTAACGTTCAGGCCAGTGACCACGGAGGATATACTGATACATGCAAAGTTGTTATTCAAATAGTTGATGAAAATGATAACGTCCCTACAATACAGCTCATGTCATTTTCCAACTCCATATCTGAGGATTCTCCTCCTGGCACAACTGTAGCTGTTGTTAACGTTGATGATGAAGACTCTGATGATAACGGTGTTGTCAAATGCTCCATTAACACTGACGTACCTTTCAAAATTGAGTCTTCATTAACAGGATACTACTCCATAGTAACAGAGGACTTCTTAGACAGAGAAAGTACCCCTGAGCATAATATCACTATAACTGTGTCTGACCAAGGCTCTCCACCACTAAGTAGCAGTAAAAACATAACCGTAAAAGTGTCTGATGTGAATGACAGCCCACCAACATTTGataaatcagagtacagtaagACTGTACCAGAAAATAACTCTCCTGGGTTTTCTGTTCTTACGCTGAATGCTAGTGATGCAGACTGGGGCCAAAACGCTCGTGTCTCTTATTTTCTGGAGGAAAAGGAGATTAATGGTGTGGCTGCGTCATCTTTAGTGTCAGTAAACTCGGAAAATGGTGTAATTCGTGTAGTGAAATCGCTTGATTATGAGCAGATCAAATGGTTCAACTTTAATGTAACTGCTCGCGATGCAGGATCACCTCCTCTAAGTTCAGTGGCTACGGTAAAAATTACAGTCCAGGACCAGAACGACAACCCCCCACAGGTTCTGTATCCAGTCCAGACTGGTGGCTCTCTGGTGGCTGAGATGGTGCCTCGTTCAGCAGATGTGGGCTATCTGGTGACTAAAGTGGTGGCTGTTGATGTGGACTCTGGACAGAATGCCTGGCTCTCGTATAAGCTGCAGAAAGCCACAGACAGGGCGCTGTTTGAAGTGGGCTTACAGAATGGAGAAATCAGAACTATCCGCCAAGTCACTGATAAAGACGCAAAGAAACAGAGACTGACTGTTATAGTGGAGGACAACGGGCAGCCCTCTCGTTCAGCTACAGTCATTGTTAACGTGGCGGTGGCAGACAGCTTCCCTGAAGTGCTGTCGGAGTACACTGACTTTACACAGGACAAGGAGTACAATGACAACCTGACTTTTTACTTAGTGTTGGCTCTGGCTGTagtttccttcctcttcatcacgtGTTTAGCGGTCATTATATCAGTGAAAATCTACAGATGGAGACAGTCTCGCATCCTGTATCACTCCAACCTCCCTGTGATTCCTTATTATCCTCCACGTTACTCAGACACTTTGGGGACAGGGACTGTCCCTCACGTGTACAATTACGGAGT AGGCCGACGGCAAGCGCTGATTGTCATTCTTTGTCTTTTGAAGCTGAGCTCAGTGACCGGGCAGGCTCGGTATTCCATCCCGGAGGAGCAGGCAGAAGGGTCGTTTGTCGGAAACATTGCTAGAGACTTAGGGTTGGATGTGACGAGGCTCGTATCAGGTAAAGCTCGTATTATTACAAAGGGAAGCAGACAGTATGTCGATTTAAATCAAGACAAAGGCACCCTTATTATTAAAGAGCGAATTGACCGAGAAGAGCTGTGTGGACAGACGACGCCCTGTAGCTTCAGCTTTGAGGTGATATTAGAAAATCCAATCCAGCTTCATCGGGTCACGGTGGAGGTGGTCGACATTAACGATAACAGTCCGTCCTTCCCAAAAGATGAAATCAACTTGAAAATTGTTGAAAGTGTTGCAACAGGAACTCGGTTTTCCCTGGAGAGTGCAGAGGACCCGGATGTTGGAATTAATGATATTCAGAAATATACACTTAAATCCTCAAATAATTTTAAACTAGAAGTACAAAACCAGCCTGATGGAGGAAGATTTATCGAAATGGTTTTACAGACCCCGTTGGAccgagagaaagaggaggcCCACGCACTTGTGCTGATTGCTTCAGATGGCGGTGAGCCACGTAGATCTGGGACACTACGCATTCATGTTACCGTGTTAGACGCTAACGATAATGCGCCAGTTTGTAGCCAGCCTGTTTATAAAGTAGATGTGAAAGAAAATTCTCCCGAAGGAACAGTGGTAACCACTGTCAGTGCAAGTGACGCAGATAAAGGAGTTCATGGCGAAGTAACATTTTCTATAGCTCATGTTACTAAAGAGGCCAAACAGCTATTTGAAGTAAATGCTAACACTGGCGAGATTAAAGTTGCAGGTAAACTAGACTTTGAAAAGACCAAGACGTTTCAACTTAACGTTCAGGCCAGTGACCACGGAGGATATACTGATACATGCAAAGTTGTTATTCAAATAGTTGATGAAAATGATAACGTCCCTACAATACAGCTCATGTCATTTTCCAACTCCATATCTGAGGATTCTCCTCCTGGCACAACTGTAGCTGTTGTTAACGTTGATGATGAAGACTCTGATGATAACGGTGTTGTCAAATGCTCCATTAACACTGACGTACCTTTCAAAATTGAGTCTTCATTAACAGGATACTACTCCATAGTAACAGAGGACTTCTTAGACAGAGAAAGTACCCCTGAGCATAATATCACTATAACTGTGTCTGACCAAGGCTCTCCACCACTAAGTAGCAGTAAAAATATCACTATAATAGTGTCTGATATGAATGACAGCCCACCAACATTTGATAAATCAATGTACAGTAAGACTGTACCAGAAAATAACCGTCCTGGGTATTCTGTTCTTACGCTGAGTGCTAGTGATGCAGACTGGGGCCAAAACGCTCGTGTCTCTTATTTTCTGGAGGAAAGGGAGATTAATGGCGTGGCCGCGTCATCTTTAGTGTCAGTGAACTCAGAGAATGGTGTAATTCATGCAGTGAAATCTCTTGATTATGAGCAGCTCAAATGGTTCGAATTTAATGTAACTGCTCGCGATGCAGGATCTCCTCCCCTAAGCTCAGTGGCTACAGTAAAAATTACAGTCCAGGACCAGAACGACAACCCCCCTCAGGTTCTGTATCCAGTCCAGACTGGTGGCTCTCTGGTGGCTGAGATGGTGCCTCGTTTAGCAGATGTGGGCTATCTGGTGACTAAAGTAGTGGCTGTTGATGTGGACTCTGGACAGAATGCCTGGCTCTCCTATAAACTGCAGAAAGCCTCAGACAGGGCGCTGTTTGAAGTGGGCTTACAGAATGGAGAAATCAGAACTATCCGCCAAGTCACTGATAAAGATGTGAAGAAACAGAGACTGACTGTTACAGTGGAGGACAACGGGCAGCCCTCTCGTTCAGCTACGGTCGTTGTTAACGTGGCGGTGGCGGACAGCTTCCCTGAAGTGCTGTCGGAGTACACTGACTTTACACAGGACAATGAGTACAATGACAACCTGACTTTTTACTTAGTGTTGGCTCTGGCTGttgtttccttcctcttcatcacgtGTTTAGTGGTCATTTTATCAGTGAAAATCTACAGATGGAGACAGTCTCGCATCCTGTATCACTCCAACCTCCCTGTGATTCCATATTATCCTCCACGTTACTCAGACACTTTGGGGACAGGGACTCTCCCTCACGTGTACAATTACGAGGTGTGCAGGACGACTGACTCCAGAAAGAGTGACTGTAAGTTCGGCAGAGCTGGTAGTCAGAACTGGCTGATAATGGACCCCAGTTCTACAGGAACGATGCAGCGGAGTGAGAAGAGCATCCTGGATGAACCTGACTCTCCTCTAGAGGTCAGTTTCTTGT GTTCTGCTAGGTGTGCCCACTCATACTAG